The following coding sequences are from one Ornithodoros turicata isolate Travis chromosome 1, ASM3712646v1, whole genome shotgun sequence window:
- the LOC135401724 gene encoding uncharacterized protein LOC135401724 has translation MESNRDDSPQILKTGDADVGKRDHCDKGAIASAQQEKCRNTTTEASLLPTVGEYLPPVSLNFQSLANIDRTTLAREQQSDPLLEDLRNNVREGVAKKNISFYLKSDLLYRRYQDRKGRLIEQLVVPQKYKNDLLHLAHSASWAGHLGVRKTKMRLTQEYYWPGCWKDIEEFFRSCDTCQRIGKSTDKRKAPMQLVPIITEPFRRLVIDIVGPLPASSTGCRHILTALCPATKFPEAIPLKEPNSTNVVDALLSIFARVGFPAEIQCDNGSVFTSSLTTTFFERCGIKLIHSSVYHPQSNSVERVHSVMKRVLRALCFEHKRDWEACLPAAMFALRSAPHDTTGFSPAELVYGRNLRCPLRMLKESWEGQGEDPTVVKYVLELLDRLNHVREVVEENMRSAQEKAKVYYDKSARKRTFAVGDKVMLLKPSKQNKLDVQWEGPVKVVQKISETNYAVEVGTRRKAVKVYHCNLMKPYKEREIVVNLTVNMPEEEPNEIPTIGNSKQLTTAEIVSCTRVGEGLEEFQVRDVEDIIADFQDIFSERPGRTSLVVHDIELTTNQPIRSKPYRMSPRQRVIMDKEIERMLELGVIEQAESDFTSPMILVEVPGKDPRPCIDYRRLNAITRDETYPIPNIEEPVETVSRAKYISTLDLVRGYWQVPLSEGASRYSAFVTPLGTFRPKMLAFGLKNAPFCFSKLMDRVLSGLSDFALPYLDDVAVFSNTWEEHLVHLRTVLDRLRRAGLTVRPEKCQLGRAEVTYLGHTTGQGSRRPHEVKIAAVVNYPRPKTKTDIRAFLGLTGYYQHYIRNYSQLASPLTDALRKCEPQTVKWDSAKEKAFQSLKAALTCKPVLAAPDYTRDFIVQCDASDRGIGAVLCQLDERGRERPVLYISRKLTGREEAYSASEKECACLVCAVQKLACYLAGTKFIIETDHCPLKWLQNLSHKNGRLLRWSLALQQYNFEIRYKKGCLNGNADGLSRGFQNKE, from the coding sequence ATGGAATCAAACAGAGATGATTCCCCGCAGATACTAAAGACAGGTGACGCGGATGTTGGGAAGCGCGACCACTGCGATAAAGGAGCTATAGCGAGTGCACAACAGGAGAAATGTAGAAATACCACTACTGAGGCGAGCCTCCTGCCGACCGTGGGCGAATACCTTCCGCCAGTGTCGCTGAACTTTCAAAGTCTTGCTAATATAGACAGGACAACACTGGCAAGGGAGCAACAGAGCGACCCATTGCTAGAAGACTTGCGCAACAATGTTAGAGAAGGAGTAGCGAAGAAAAACATTTCTTTCTACCTAAAATCGGACCTCCTCTACCGGCGCTATCAAGACCGCAAAGGCAGACTAATCGAACAGCTGGTAGTTCCGCAGAAATATAAGAATGATCTGCTGCACTTGGCACACTCCGCCTCGTGGGCTGGTCATCTAGGCGTGCGAAAAACGAAGATGCGCCTAACGCAGGAATACTATTGGCCGGGTTGTTGGAAAGATATTGAGGAGTTCTTCCGTTCATGCGACACTTGTCAAAGAATAGGGAAGTCAACCGACAAAAGAAAGGCCCCTATGCAGTTGGTTCCGATCATCACTGAGCCGTTCCGTCGTTTAGTCATTGATATCGTAGGACCCCTCCCGGCTTCGTCAACGGGCTGTCGACACATTTTAACAGCACTTTGCCCTGCTACAAAGTTCCCAGAGGCTATCCCGCTCAAAGAGCCTAATTCAACAAATGTGGTGGATGCGCTTCTCTCTATTTTTGCCCGTGTTGGCTTTCCGGCCGAAATCCAGTGTGACAATGGCAGCGTTTTTACAAGCTCTCTCACGACAACATTTTTTGAAAGATGCGGGATTAAGCTAATACATAGCTCGGTTTACCACCCGCAATCAAATAGCGTCGAAAGGGTTCACTCCGTTATGAAGCGAGTACTTCGAGCTTTGTGTTTTGAGCACAAGAGAGATTGGGAGGCTTGTCTACCTGCGGCGATGTTCGCGCTCCGTTCCGCGCCACACGACACGACCGGCTTTAGCCCGGCGGAGCTAGTTTACGGGAGAAACCTGAGGTGTCCTCTCCGCATGTTAAAAGAGTCATGGGAAGGTCAGGGAGAAGACCCCACGGTCGTGAAATACGTTCTGGAGTTGCTTGATCGTCTAAATCACGTCAGAGAGGTAGTTGAAGAGAATATGAGATCGGCCCAAGAAAAGGCTAAAGTGTACTACGACAAATCAGCCCGAAAACGTACGTTTGCCGTTGGCGATAAAGTAATGCTTCTGAAGCCCTCCAAACAAAACAAGTTGGATGTACAATGGGAAGGGCCAGTAAAGGTAGTTCAAAAGATATCCGAAACGAACTACGCAGTGGAAGTTGgaacgcggcgcaaagcagtTAAAGTTTATCACTGCAACCTTATGAAACCttacaaagaaagggaaattgTTGTGAACTTGACAGTAAACATGCCAGAGGAGGAGCCCAATGAAATACCGACGATAGGCAACAGCAAGCAGCTCACAACCGCCGAGATTGTTTCATGCACGCGCGTTGGAGAGGGTCTGGAGGAATTCCAAGTTCGAGACGTTGAGGATATCATTGCAGATTTTCAAGATATATTTTCAGAACGTCCGGGGAGAACTTCTTTAGTAGTGCATGACATTGAACTGACAACTAACCAGCCAATTCGGTCGAAACCGTATCGGATGTCTCCTAGACAGAGAGTGATAATGGATAAAGAAATCGAAAGGATGTTGGAGCTCGGAGTGATTGAACAAGCAGAGAGTGACTTCACGTCACCTATGATACTCGTTGAGGTTCCGGGTAAAGATCCGCGCCCATGCATTGACTATCGCCGGTTAAACGCGATAACGCGCGACGAGACATACCCGATACCGAATATTGAAGAACCGGTGGAAACTGTTAGTAGAGCCAAATACATTTCTACTCTTGACCTCGTAAGGGGGTACTGGCAGGTACCCTTATCAGAAGGAGCAAGCCGGTATTCCGCGTTCGTTACGCCTTTGGGTACATTCCGACCTAAAATGTTGGCATTCGGTTTGAAAAATGCCCCCTTTTGTTTCTCCAAGCTTATGGACCGTGTCTTAAGTGGGCTGAGCGACTTCGCGCTACCATATCTGGACGATGTAGCGGTGTTCTCGAACACATGGGAAGAACATTTAGTGCACCTCAGGACAGTGCTAGACCGACTACGAAGAGCAGGGCTCACCGTACGTCCCGAAAAGTGTCAATTGGGACGTGCTGAAGTAACTTACTTGGGGCACACCACTGGACAAGGGTCTCGTCGCCCACATGAGGTAAAGATTGCTGCCGTCGTGAACTACCCCCGGCCCAAAACAAAGACCGATATCCGCGCTTTCCTGGGGCTTACTGGGTACTACCAGCACTACATTCGCAACTATTCTCAGCTGGCGAGCCCCCTCACAGATGCGCTGCGGAAATGCGAGCCCCAGACCGTCAAATGGGATTCTGCTAAGGAGAAGGCTTTTCAGTCGCTAAAAGCCGCATTAACATGCAAGCCCGTGTTGGCTGCTCCTGATTACACGCGCGACTTTATTGTACAGTGCGATGCGAGTGATCGTGGAATCGGTGCAGTATTATGTCAGCTAGATGAACGAGGACGAGAACGGCCAGTCTTGTATATAAGTCGCAAGTTGACCGGCCGAGAAGAGGCCTATAGTGCCTCTGAAAAAGAATGCGCCTGCCTGGTGTGCGCGGTACAAAAATTGGCTTGTTACTTAGCTGGGACTAAGTTCATCATTGAAACAGATCACTGTCCCCTAAAATGGTTGCAGAACTTGTCCCACAAAAATGGTCGCCTGCTACGCTGGAGCCTTGCACTTCAGCAATACAATTTCGAAATCAGATATAAGAAGGGATGCCTCAACGGCAATGCTGATGGCCTCAGTCGGGGGTTCCAAAACAAAGAATGA